CAAAGTTAgccaaataaaacattcatcGGGAATATTAGCTGCATTGGTTTGTAAAAGGATGGCAGTACCAACAGCCCCGCTGTTGTAGCCAGAGTTAAGCACAGGAAATGACCATGATATATGCACCGAgactaaacaaaaacatctgtggAAAAATTACAGGTCCTTAATGTCCACAGGTATAATACCTGTTTAATACTCTATTATCCTTGGTGGGGGAGATGAAGTCAAAAAACAAGTACCAGCATTCAAAGATCAAATATGCAAGGATCCACAAATAACCTGCACCACAGAAATGAACTAAAATGACAGTAAGGCTAAAAATTTCAATTATACAAATCCTTTAAAGGATCACTATTATAAAAGCTTTAAGTGGCTATTAACAATAACTATGAAGCAGATTAAAAGTATAATTGGAAGCACAGTCTCTTGcattttactattttaattAATAGCcaaagaaatgtgcaaaaaacagAATATTGCATTACCAAATTTAAATAGCTACAATGCAGTCAATGGTGGGGTTTGTTGTGGGGCAGGAAAGGCATCTTAAAATCATCTATTACTGCAAGTCTTCACATGTGACTGTGTCCAATACATGCCAAAAGGAAGCATGTCAACATACGCGGGATATCAGATACACAACCAGTTGTGACAGAGAGCTGTATACTATATACTGGAATATTTCTGTGCCTGCCTTCATGTTAGAAAATACAGTCCCCACACTTGTATGGTCAAAGATTCAAAGTCCACCCAGGACCTGATTTGTGTCATTACTTTTTTTGCCTTCTTTCCTGTTACTCTCCACCGTACACTAatgacagacatttaaaaaaaaaaaaagaagccaaagtTGGGATATTTGGTCAGTCACTGAAATTACAATAGCTAAAagttaacaaaaagaaaattgccTATCAATAACTAAAAAGTGTTTAGACAATCTTAACACTATTCGCCAAACGCTGGTTTTCACTTTTACTTCCAAATGTCCTTGGTCCAATATAAAAATCAGTAGGTCGCTCTTACAGAGTCGTTAACCACAGTCCTGTGAAAAAATATTCTTACTACACTATTTTATATCATCTAGTGgcaaaatggggaaaaaaaggctcaAAGACAGCATAAAAGATGACAGAAGGAATAAAAGGAAGGAGTACAGTACAAAcatctgtgaaatgaaaagaagaaggcaCAGACTTTAGAAGTTGAGACCAGAAGTCGTAGAGGTAGCAAAGGTCACAGAGAGGGGgacaaaggagaagaggaaactgttaaagaaaaaggaaaaaaatgttgtggTGAAATGTCTATCTGTCCTTGGATCCAAGCTTCTCGATCAAGTCCTGCAGGGGAGCGAGCTCTCGCCTGTCGATGAGGTTGAACTCCtacaagaacaaaacatttgatatgTGTTTAAAAAGCATGTTTAAAAGCCAAATGCCATGCTTAACACTCAATGTAGTTAACTCACAAGAACCCAAAACCCTCCTGTCCATTCAGACGTATAATCTGGAAAACTGCTGgattcatctgtttgtttaagTAATggatttttgtctttctcttatGCGAAAGATTCACGTTGACTCTGTTCAAACATGTCAGCACTGTTCCAGATAGAGCCTCGATAACAATTGGCATCTGGAATAGGCGAGACTAGGCATCGCGGGGTGTTATGTATGAAACAAGAGATGCTGCCACatcctgttaaaatgttttgtccttggcacagagagagaacagttcTTTCATTTTGGTGTTCACTGAATGGGGCTTCAGATACACAGAAGTGATTAAACCTGACGTTGTAGCGGGATAATCTCACctgaacaaagaaaatgaagtgcTTGAAGGAGGTGTTGAGGTGggcctcctcctgcagctgcatCACAGAGTCGAAATGTTGGTGGTAGATGTGAGCGTAAACCCTGAACAGGCGCTTCAGGATGGTTTTGGCCACAGACATGAAGTTCTTCGGAAAGGGAACTCCTGTGGGGACAAAAGGTGGTGGAAAACGCTGATGTCAAGAGAAGAGCATGTGCTGTTTCAAATCTCCACTAAGCCATTCAACGGAGTGGGACTAAACTTTGTGACCGTGAATAAAACTGACCTTTTATGAATTATAGTTTGTTTTTACGCTGTCGTGAAATTTTAGGGGACCGAATTAATTTTAACAAGTTGCACAAACTTAAGTCAAAGTCATAAGATTTACATTCTGGATATTTAACAGTTAATCTCTGTTTGAAGTCTATAATCCATTCATCAGTCATCTTCACTTCTTCTTTGTATTTGGCCTCTCTTGAGTCAGTCTACTCCTCAACATGTGAGACACATGATCAGCTGGATTGAAGTCAGGTGACTGACATGGACAGTCAATAACATTACACTGTTTATACCCCTGGTTGCCATGTCTGTATGTTTGGGACCATTGTTTGGGATGTGAACCCCTCACATCCCAAACAATATTTTGGGATGTGAGGggaataaaacataataattattttattctaaattaAATACGCCATAGAAAAGCTAAGACAATTAACCCACAGCACAGGAAGCTGTAGCAACAGATTTGTTGTCTGGTCTTTCTTCTCGAGGAGCcaaaaaactgattttacaAACCAGACTGTTGGACAGGGAAAAAAGCTAATGGAGGATGCAAAAAAAAGTGGACAACGTGAATTTAATTCCCAAAGAATAAAgtcaattaaaagaaataaaactgttgGAAAGACAATAtccaaaataattaattaaatgagaTGCATGCAGTTGTTTGGTCTGCAGGAGAACAATGTCACAGATCATCACACACTGGACAGTTTGTTTGTCTTATTGATCTAAACTCACCGATCTTGGAGGGAAAAAGTGTCTCATCGTCCAGCTGATCCTGCACCCAGGTCATCAGGTAGTCGATGTACTTGGGTGCAGAGCATTTGATAGGCTTCTTAATATTGGTGCCATCAGCCCAGTGATACTCATATCTGCAGAAAAGGCACAAACTTAATCAGACATGAAGCTTTACACGTAACATGCACTTATTCTGCCTTCCTGTCGCGACATAAAAACACGATTTTGTAGTTAGTAGCTAAAAAAAGAGCAGGAGGGGGAAACATCTACAGTCATTTTCTTGATGTCTATGTCAACAGGAAGTGAACCCGGGGTCTCTTCCTCCTGATTACAGACTGAGCGCAGACAGTCTTGGCAGGAGCTAGCACAGAGGAAGTGCCAAATCTAGATTGTAACTAAACAGCTTCTACAGGGACCACATGCAAAGTTTAATTCCCTTTTCTCTCATGTGACATTCAGATGACGcattttaaatttctttaaCTGTGCCAACCAAAATCTGAATCTATATAAACTATATGATAGATGTGGTGTCCTAACAAGCATTTCCTTCAAGTTCAGTTCACAAGGCTTCAGAGCCACAAATCTGTCAGTATTGATTCTGTTAGTCGTGTTTCGTAACATCCTTTGAAGCACGTTAGCTCTGCGTGACACATCTGCCAACTCGTGTGAAGTTCCTCGTTTCCCAAAATGACGTAAACGCATAAATCAGCCTTAAGTATTTCCCTTGTTTTCGATTGGAACTTGTCAAGTGCCACAGGGCaagttttaaatgttacatgttAAATAACATACATGTGTTGGGGGGAGTTTGCTGCCTTGCTGAAATAAATACGGTACGTGAGAATGTAACATGGTCGTGTTTTCACCCCACACAGATGAACTTTGACCCGGTCAGCTACATGCATAACAAAAACTACCTCGGTCCGGCAgacatcacagagcagctggtCTCGGTGCAGAACTCGGTGATGGTGCCATACAGCATGTTGATCTGGTTGAAGAAATCCACCGCTGAAAGAAAAGGGTTACATTAATACAATTATTACAATACTGTCACTTTTCTATGCTATGCattatctttctttttatacAACAAAGTCAGCGTATGACCTCAATTTAAAAGCCATTAATGGTTTGCAAATAATTCTGCGACTAATAATTTACTAATTCGGTTGTTCGGCTATACTTGGAGATGCAAATGTTCAGCCTCTGCACATGGATCATTTACgtttagacattttaaatggcagtgtgtgtgtgtgcacactgagTGATGGTTTCTATAAATAGTTGTATCCGTCTCACTCACTGTTGACAGCAATCCACTCATTGAGATCCTCTCCTTCAGGCAGCATGACAGCCTGCCTCAAGTTCCCGCTGCCCAGCGTCGCCTCGGCATGTTTCAGCAGCTCATACTGGTGGGAACCCTCTGGGATGTTCTTCTTGGGCTTGAAGGTCTTGGATGAGCGATTGCCACTGCAAAGACACAAACGTAGAGCTTTTGAGGCCATCTTGAGGCCTTCACATGTGAGGATCCTTCCTGTCTGCTCTGACATTACGATGAACATCTACGCTGCCGTAACGACACTCGTGATGCCACATTTGTCATgccagcttgtttgtttgtttgtgtttgtcagtgtgactgTATAATGTGTGTCATGTAAATATAGTTAAGGTGATTACCCACTTTGTACTCAAGACAggaaatgtgactgtgtgtgtgtctctgtaaataaaaggTGTGGGACTGTTAACATGTCTGCTGTCATTGACATGCATGTGATCATATGAG
This genomic stretch from Larimichthys crocea isolate SSNF chromosome III, L_crocea_2.0, whole genome shotgun sequence harbors:
- the mob1a gene encoding MOB kinase activator 1A, whose protein sequence is MSFLFGNRSSKTFKPKKNIPEGSHQYELLKHAEATLGSGNLRQAVMLPEGEDLNEWIAVNTVDFFNQINMLYGTITEFCTETSCSVMSAGPRYEYHWADGTNIKKPIKCSAPKYIDYLMTWVQDQLDDETLFPSKIGVPFPKNFMSVAKTILKRLFRVYAHIYHQHFDSVMQLQEEAHLNTSFKHFIFFVQEFNLIDRRELAPLQDLIEKLGSKDR